Proteins encoded in a region of the Flavobacterium sp. MDT1-60 genome:
- a CDS encoding histidine phosphatase family protein, with amino-acid sequence MKNLILIRHAKSSWEAPLKDFDRPLMKRGILDAHDVSTNISKFLPKTYIIWSSTAARASETALIFAQNISYPIESIIYKDDLYTFDDKQLEKVIKSCDNSLESIILFGHNEAITNFVNKFGDVFIENVPTSGFVSLQFDSESWDNINKGKTHKTIFPKDLK; translated from the coding sequence ATGAAAAATTTAATTTTAATACGTCATGCTAAATCAAGTTGGGAAGCACCATTAAAAGACTTTGACCGGCCTCTAATGAAAAGAGGAATTTTGGATGCGCATGATGTATCGACAAATATTTCAAAATTTCTTCCTAAAACCTATATCATATGGAGTAGTACCGCAGCACGAGCTTCAGAAACTGCTCTTATTTTTGCCCAAAATATTTCATATCCTATTGAGAGTATCATTTATAAAGACGACCTTTATACTTTTGATGATAAACAGCTCGAAAAGGTTATTAAATCATGTGATAATAGTTTAGAAAGCATTATTCTTTTCGGACATAACGAGGCTATTACAAATTTTGTTAATAAATTTGGTGATGTTTTTATCGAAAATGTTCCAACTTCAGGTTTTGTATCACTTCAATTTGATAGTGAAAGCTGGGATAACATAAATAAAGGCAAAACCCATAAAACAATTTTTCCCAAAGATTTAAAATAA
- the ppk1 gene encoding polyphosphate kinase 1, with the protein MYEQKYIDREKSWLAFNARVLQEAGDNTVPLLDRLRFVGIFSNNLDEFFRVRYAAIRRLSLSGISGEKYLGGVSAHQLVKDITEIVIQQQSESLRILGNIEAELEAENIFIINEDQITQDQERFLKDFFIQKLSPELVTIILNDLAEFPILKDTLGYLAVRLEMNKNDEVRYAVIEIPKTINRFVVLPSHDDKHYVILIDDVIRYNLKNIFNIFDYKSVSAHMIKITRDAQLDIDSDLSKSMLEKIATSVKDRRIGEPVRFIYDNLIEEDTLRFFLDKMKIVETDSIIPGGRYHNRRDYMSFPNLGRYDLLYKPNEPLPIPGLSLGGSILEKINKKDYLLHAPYQSFSYLTKFLREAALDPHVTSIKITLYRLAKNSQIISSLINAAKNGKKVTVQIELQARFDEATNISYAEQMQTEGIELIFGIKGLKVHSKICVIERVEDEKTRRYGFISTGNFNESTAKIYTDVTLFTCHQGILKDISKIFEFFDINYRVHRYKHLIISPHYTRTKFIKLIDREILHALAGRKTHIKLKMNSLSDFKMIDKLYEASNAGVKIQLQVRGICSLIPGIPGMSENIEAISIVDNYLEHSRVYIFGNAGLTEVYISSADFMTRNLDGRVEVTCPIYDLEIKKELIDNFNIAWKGNVKVRYHSYKLDNKYKPRNHHAPFRAQLETYKYYQNKIAVLEEVAQKIN; encoded by the coding sequence GTGTACGAACAGAAATATATCGATAGAGAAAAAAGTTGGTTAGCGTTTAATGCAAGAGTGCTTCAGGAAGCAGGAGATAACACAGTGCCACTTTTAGACAGGTTGCGTTTTGTTGGGATTTTTTCAAACAATTTAGATGAATTTTTTAGAGTTCGCTATGCCGCAATCCGGAGATTAAGTCTTTCGGGAATTTCTGGCGAAAAATATTTAGGCGGGGTTTCTGCCCATCAGTTAGTAAAGGATATTACAGAAATCGTTATTCAGCAACAATCTGAAAGTCTTCGTATTTTAGGTAATATTGAAGCTGAACTTGAAGCCGAAAACATATTCATTATTAATGAAGATCAAATTACGCAGGATCAGGAAAGATTTCTAAAAGACTTTTTTATCCAGAAATTGAGTCCGGAATTGGTAACTATTATCTTGAATGATTTGGCAGAATTCCCAATTCTTAAAGATACATTAGGATATCTGGCTGTTCGGTTAGAGATGAATAAAAATGACGAAGTTCGTTATGCGGTTATCGAAATTCCTAAAACAATAAACAGATTCGTTGTACTGCCATCACATGATGATAAACATTATGTTATTCTGATTGATGACGTAATTCGATATAATCTGAAAAATATTTTCAACATTTTCGATTATAAGAGCGTTTCGGCACATATGATCAAAATTACCAGAGATGCTCAGTTGGATATCGACAGTGATTTGAGCAAAAGTATGCTCGAAAAAATTGCAACTTCAGTAAAAGACAGAAGAATTGGAGAGCCGGTTCGTTTCATTTATGATAATTTAATTGAAGAAGATACATTGCGTTTCTTTCTGGATAAAATGAAAATTGTAGAAACCGATAGTATAATCCCCGGAGGAAGATACCATAATCGTCGTGATTATATGAGTTTTCCCAATTTAGGAAGATACGATTTACTCTATAAACCAAACGAACCATTGCCTATTCCTGGTTTAAGTTTAGGTGGAAGTATACTAGAGAAAATCAATAAAAAAGATTACTTACTTCATGCCCCATATCAGTCATTTTCTTATTTGACAAAGTTTTTGCGTGAAGCTGCTTTAGATCCACACGTAACGAGTATAAAAATTACGTTATATCGTTTGGCTAAGAATTCGCAAATTATCAGTTCTTTGATTAATGCGGCTAAAAATGGTAAAAAAGTAACGGTTCAGATCGAACTTCAGGCCCGTTTTGATGAGGCAACGAATATTTCGTATGCCGAGCAAATGCAGACAGAAGGCATCGAACTTATTTTCGGTATAAAAGGTCTAAAAGTACATAGTAAAATATGCGTGATTGAGAGAGTTGAGGACGAAAAAACAAGACGTTACGGATTTATTTCAACTGGAAATTTTAACGAATCAACTGCAAAAATTTATACTGATGTTACGTTATTTACTTGCCATCAGGGAATTTTGAAAGACATTTCTAAAATTTTCGAATTCTTTGATATTAATTATAGAGTACACCGATACAAACATTTAATAATATCGCCACATTATACAAGAACCAAATTTATTAAACTAATAGATCGTGAAATTCTACATGCACTGGCGGGTAGAAAGACCCATATTAAGCTTAAAATGAATAGTTTGTCCGATTTTAAAATGATCGATAAATTATACGAAGCAAGTAATGCCGGAGTAAAAATTCAGTTGCAGGTGAGAGGAATTTGCTCGTTGATTCCGGGAATTCCGGGAATGAGCGAAAACATCGAAGCTATTAGTATAGTTGATAATTACCTGGAGCATTCAAGAGTTTATATTTTTGGGAATGCCGGTTTAACCGAAGTATATATTTCATCGGCCGATTTTATGACCAGAAATCTTGACGGAAGAGTTGAAGTTACCTGCCCGATTTATGATTTGGAAATTAAAAAAGAACTAATAGACAATTTTAATATTGCATGGAAAGGGAATGTTAAAGTGAGATATCATTCCTATAAACTGGATAATAAATACAAGCCTCGAAATCATCATGCCCCATTTAGAGCGCAGCTTGAAACTTATAAATATTACCAAAATAAAATTGCGGTATTAGAAGAGGTTGCACAGAAAATAAATTAA